Proteins from one Catenuloplanes atrovinosus genomic window:
- a CDS encoding phage holin family protein yields MTQGPDVSQRSFGELLGEVTQDLSTLVRQEVELAKAEMRQEASKAGKAAGLFGGAGVAGFLVVLFLSFALWWGLANVMDQSWAALIVAALWAIVGGVLFTLARGKAREMRGLPQTAETAKEIPQALKPNRGGVS; encoded by the coding sequence ATGACACAGGGTCCCGATGTGTCGCAGCGCTCCTTCGGGGAGCTGCTGGGCGAGGTCACCCAGGACCTCTCCACGCTGGTCCGCCAGGAGGTCGAGCTGGCCAAGGCGGAGATGCGCCAGGAGGCGTCGAAGGCCGGCAAGGCGGCCGGCCTGTTCGGCGGCGCCGGAGTCGCCGGCTTCCTGGTGGTGCTGTTCCTGTCGTTCGCCCTCTGGTGGGGCCTGGCCAACGTGATGGACCAGAGCTGGGCCGCGCTGATCGTGGCCGCGCTCTGGGCGATCGTCGGCGGCGTGCTGTTCACGCTGGCCCGCGGCAAGGCGCGCGAGATGCGCGGCCTGCCGCAGACCGCGGAGACCGCGAAGGAGATTCCCCAAGCCCTCAAGCCGAATCGTGGAGGCGTGTCATGA
- a CDS encoding DUF3618 domain-containing protein yields the protein MTSDPDQIRAEIERTRAGLSSDVDALAYKASPTRIVEERKQRVRDALRSTREKIMGTASNTGSAVSGKTSDAAHAVSSTASGAAQTVSDKASGAAHAVSEKASDAADAIRQAPAVARAKTEGNPLAAGLIAFGAGWLISSLLPPTQKERELAASAKAAVQENKETLVQEAKQLAGELQENLRGPAEEAAGRLKETATDAAETVRGEGRSAADGVKQRAAEAREEVRSS from the coding sequence ATGACCAGCGATCCCGACCAGATCCGCGCCGAGATCGAACGTACCCGCGCCGGCCTCAGCTCCGACGTGGACGCGCTCGCGTACAAGGCGAGCCCCACCCGCATCGTCGAGGAGCGCAAGCAGCGCGTGCGTGACGCGCTCCGTAGCACCCGGGAGAAGATCATGGGAACCGCCTCCAACACCGGCTCGGCCGTGAGCGGCAAGACCTCGGACGCCGCGCACGCGGTGTCGAGCACCGCGTCCGGCGCCGCGCAGACCGTCTCGGACAAGGCCTCGGGTGCCGCGCACGCGGTGTCGGAGAAGGCGTCCGACGCGGCGGACGCGATCCGTCAGGCCCCGGCCGTCGCCCGCGCGAAGACCGAGGGCAACCCGCTCGCCGCCGGCCTGATCGCGTTCGGCGCCGGCTGGCTGATCTCCTCGCTGCTCCCGCCCACCCAGAAGGAACGCGAGCTGGCCGCCAGCGCGAAGGCCGCGGTCCAGGAGAACAAGGAGACGCTGGTCCAGGAGGCGAAGCAGCTCGCCGGTGAGCTGCAGGAGAACCTGCGCGGCCCCGCCGAGGAGGCGGCCGGCCGGCTCAAGGAGACCGCGACCGACGCGGCCGAGACCGTGCGCGGCGAGGGCCGCTCCGCGGCCGACGGCGTCAAGCAGCGCGCCGCGGAGGCCCGCGAGGAGGTCCGCTCCTCCTGA
- a CDS encoding RNA polymerase sigma factor, producing MTRLDGSTQDIGALVTAASRGDTRAWDTIVARYGGLVTAVCRQWRLSDADTADVSQTVWLRLFEQLDRLRDPRALPAWLLTTTRRECHHVHRAAKRELPGAIAARLEGQADATAASIDDGLLRRERRAAVRAAFDELPPHCRELLELLLSDPPTPYGEISARLGVPCGGIGPNRARCLDRMRRNPRFRAFMTEPAGPPRSR from the coding sequence GTGACCAGGTTGGACGGATCGACACAGGACATCGGAGCGCTCGTCACGGCCGCGTCCCGGGGGGACACGCGGGCCTGGGACACGATCGTGGCCCGGTACGGCGGACTGGTGACCGCGGTGTGCCGGCAGTGGCGGCTGAGCGACGCCGACACCGCCGACGTGAGCCAGACCGTCTGGCTGCGCCTGTTCGAGCAGTTGGACCGGCTGCGTGACCCGCGGGCGCTGCCCGCGTGGCTGCTGACCACCACCCGGCGCGAGTGCCACCACGTGCACCGGGCCGCCAAGCGCGAGCTGCCCGGCGCGATCGCCGCGCGGCTGGAGGGGCAGGCGGACGCCACCGCCGCCTCGATCGACGACGGCCTGCTGCGCCGGGAGCGCCGCGCGGCCGTGCGCGCCGCGTTCGACGAACTGCCGCCGCACTGCCGTGAGCTGCTGGAGTTGCTGCTCAGTGACCCGCCCACGCCGTACGGGGAGATCAGCGCCCGGCTCGGCGTGCCGTGCGGCGGCATCGGGCCGAACCGCGCCCGCTGCCTGGACCGGATGCGGCGCAATCCCCGGTTCCGCGCGTTCATGACCGAGCCGGCCGGGCCGCCCCGGAGCCGATGA